Proteins encoded by one window of Alphaproteobacteria bacterium:
- the atpD gene encoding F0F1 ATP synthase subunit beta, with translation MTTELSQKNKINDPSEYGIVSQVIGAIVDVYFEKNIPSILNALMIPSKDEGVSPLVLEVAQHLGENIVRTIAMDSTNGLSRGVHVYDTGRPITVPVGPGTLGRVMNVVGEPVDERGPIITDTYMSIHRSPPEFIEQSPVTEPLSTGIKIVDLLTPYPRGGKIGLFGGAGVGKTVLIMELINNIAKEHGGYSVFAGVGERTREGNDLYKEMAESGVNKLDGDGSKAALVYGQMNEPPGARARVALTGLTVAEYFRDVAGMDVLFFIDNIFRFTQAGAEVSALLGRIPSAVGYQPTLATEMGQLQERITTTLKGSITSVQAIYVPADDITDPAPAASFAHLDATTVLSRQIAELGIYPAVDPLDSTSRILEADIVGEEHYRVARSVQKILQSYKSLQDIIAILGMDELSEEDKLIVARARKIQRFFSQPFFVAEVFTGTPGVFVKLEDTIRGFKGIVNGDYDHIPESAFYMVGTIEEVLRKADAMKKAA, from the coding sequence ATGACAACAGAGCTATCCCAGAAAAACAAAATAAACGACCCCTCGGAATATGGTATTGTTTCCCAGGTTATTGGGGCCATTGTTGATGTTTATTTTGAAAAAAACATTCCCTCGATTTTGAATGCATTGATGATTCCATCCAAGGACGAAGGGGTATCACCATTGGTCCTAGAGGTTGCACAACATCTGGGTGAAAATATCGTCCGTACGATCGCCATGGATTCCACAAATGGGTTGTCGCGCGGTGTGCATGTATATGACACAGGTCGGCCAATTACGGTGCCGGTTGGGCCCGGTACACTTGGGCGCGTGATGAATGTCGTTGGGGAACCCGTCGACGAACGTGGTCCCATTATAACTGATACCTACATGTCCATTCACCGATCGCCCCCTGAATTTATTGAACAATCCCCGGTCACTGAACCATTAAGTACCGGCATTAAAATTGTTGATTTATTAACACCGTATCCGCGCGGGGGCAAGATCGGCCTTTTTGGTGGGGCCGGCGTTGGCAAGACCGTTTTGATCATGGAACTTATTAACAATATCGCCAAGGAACATGGTGGGTATTCCGTTTTTGCTGGCGTTGGGGAACGCACCCGCGAAGGTAACGACCTGTACAAAGAAATGGCTGAATCCGGGGTTAATAAGCTGGACGGGGACGGATCAAAAGCCGCCCTTGTTTATGGACAAATGAACGAACCCCCTGGGGCCCGTGCCCGTGTTGCCCTGACTGGTTTGACGGTGGCCGAATATTTTCGGGATGTGGCCGGGATGGATGTGCTGTTCTTTATCGATAATATTTTCCGGTTTACGCAAGCCGGGGCCGAGGTATCGGCATTGCTGGGGCGGATTCCGTCAGCAGTTGGATACCAGCCAACGTTGGCTACGGAAATGGGACAACTGCAGGAACGCATCACGACAACCCTCAAAGGGTCGATCACCAGCGTTCAGGCCATTTATGTACCAGCAGATGATATTACGGATCCAGCACCAGCGGCATCGTTCGCGCATTTGGATGCAACGACCGTGCTTAGCCGGCAAATAGCAGAGCTTGGTATTTATCCAGCAGTAGATCCCCTGGATTCCACGTCACGTATTCTAGAAGCGGATATTGTCGGCGAAGAACATTACAGAGTCGCGCGAAGCGTTCAGAAAATTTTGCAAAGCTATAAATCCCTGCAAGATATTATTGCCATTTTGGGTATGGATGAATTATCCGAAGAAGACAAATTAATCGTTGCGCGGGCCCGGAAAATTCAACGATTCTTTTCGCAACCATTTTTTGTGGCTGAAGTTTTCACGGGAACCCCTGGCGTTTTTGTTAAACTAGAGGACACGATTCGCGGATTCAAAGGCATCGTGAATGGCGATTATGATCATATCCCCGAATCCGCATTTTATATGGTTGGAACGATCGAGGAAGTCTTACGAAAAGCTGACGCAATGAAAAAGGCAGCTTAA
- a CDS encoding F0F1 ATP synthase subunit epsilon, with protein MTLFCVEIRSPSEQVFKGDVQMIIAPGSDGDLGLLANHMPIITMLRQGQIILKMPNGTPDQSFAIDGGYLSMANDLCSILTVDGSTASDDVQR; from the coding sequence ATGACTTTATTTTGTGTTGAAATACGATCCCCATCCGAACAGGTGTTCAAGGGGGACGTTCAAATGATTATAGCACCCGGGTCCGATGGTGATTTGGGACTTTTGGCCAATCATATGCCCATCATAACGATGCTTCGGCAGGGGCAGATTATCCTCAAGATGCCAAATGGCACCCCGGATCAATCATTCGCCATCGATGGGGGCTACCTCAGTATGGCGAATGATCTTTGTTCAATTTTGACCGTTGATGGTTCTACCGCCAGTGACGATGTCCAAAGGTAA